In Desulfoferula mesophila, the genomic window CCAGGCCCGACGTGCTGGGCCGCGCCCTGGCCCTGTTGGCCAGGGTGGATGATGACGATGCGATCCTGCTCGATCTTGAGCAAGAGTTTATCGGTTTGCTGCACCCGGACACGCGCCGCCTGTCCGACGACGAGCGCCTGGATTGGATGAAGGGCCTGTTGGACGAAACCCGTTCCCTGACCCTGCGCGACCTGTGGCAAGGCGGTTCGGAGGACGGCGATGCGAATTGAGCGGCTGAGCATCGGCGGCTTCGGAAGCTTGTCCCCCGGGATGGTGTTGGGTCTGGATCCCGGGCTCAACCTGGTGCTGGCCCCCAACGAGTGGGGCAAGACCACCTTGAGTCATTTCATCACGGGGTTGTTCTACGGCTTCGGCCAGCGCAGGGGAGGAAGGCATCCCTACGAGCCCTGGGGCGGCGGCGATACCGGCGGCGAGCTGGTCTACAGCCTGGATTCGGGACAGTCCTTCACCTTGGGTCGTCACCTGGACAAGCGCGAGATCCTGACCCTGCGCGACGAGGCGGGCCGGGATGTGCCCCTGGAAAGGCAGCAGCCCGGCGAGCTCCACCTGGGCCTGAGCCGGGGGGCCTTTTTGACGGTAAGCCGCATAGAGCTGGACGACTTGCAACAGGCCCTGTATGCCGGCGGCGTGGGTAAAGAGCTGGATAACACCCGCCAGTGGCTGTCCGGCTATTTTTTCGGTGAAGCCGCCACCCGAGGGGAAGTGGCCAACCCGGTGAGCGTTTTGCAACGCTGGGCCGCCGAGCGCGAAAGGCTCTACTCCGAAGACCGCCGCAGAGGGGCCGAGACCAAAGCGCTGGCCCAACGCACGGCCCAGGCTCGCGAAACCTTGGCCCTGGCCCAGGGCCGCGAGGCCCAACTCCGCCAGGTGCGCCGCGAGTTGGAAGACCTGACCAAGCAGACCAAAGAGCTGACCGGTGAGCGCGACGCCGCCGCTCTTGCGGTGCGGGAGGCGACCAAACACCTGGAACAGGCCCAAACCCTGGCGCGGCGCGACCAGCTGCTGGAAAAGATAGAACAGCTCGCCGCGCTAGGCCTGGCCGGCGAGGCCGACGAGGCCAGGGCGCGAGACTTGCAAGGCCGGGCCGATTCGTCGGCCAAGCGGGCCGAGTCCGCCAAAACCCAGGCCCAGCAGGCACGGGAAATGGCGGCGGAGCTGGCGCCCGGCGGGGAGCCGGAGCGCCTGGAGGCCCACCTGCAGGGCCTGCAGGGGTTGCGCTCCGAACTCAACGCGACCCACCGCATGCAAGAAGCGGCGGAAAACGACCTGAACCGCCAAACGCGGGCTTTGCAGGACCGCTGGGGCCTGGACACCGCGGCCTTGGCTTCCATCGACCCTCACACCTTCCAGGAGGTGGAGCGGCTACGTGGCCAGGCCAGGGAATCCGCCAAGATCAACGAGGCCGCGCGCGTTACCATGATGGCTTCCCTGCCCGAGTCCAAGCAACTGCCCAAATGGTGGATAGTGGTGGCGTTCATGGCGGGGCTGGGCGGAATCGCCCTCCTGGTGCTGACCTTTCTGACCTATCTGCCTTGGTGGTGCTCGCTCATCGGCGCGGCCACCATCATGGGCGGTGGGGCCTTGCTCTTGCTATGGCGGGCGCGGCGCAACTACAACAAACTGGCCGACGAAAAGCTGGCCCAGGCGCTGGCCGCCGCGGAGGAGGCCGAGGCCAAGCACGCGGTCACCGAAAAGGAGTTGGCCCAGGCCCAGGAAAAGCTTCCCCAGGCTTTGCGCGAGGCTGAAATCATGGACGTCAGCCAGGCCCTGGCCGAGGCCCGCCGGCTGGAGGGCGAACGCGCCTCCCGGGCGAAGGAACGCGCTGAGCTGGAGAAAAAGCGCGAGGAACTTTTGGCCCAGGCCAAGCAGGCCGCCCCCATGGCTTCGGGGACCATGGAATCGGCCCTGGAAGAGATGCGCAAAAGGGCCCGCCAGGCCCAGCAGGCGCTGGCCCATGCCGATCGCCTGGACGAGCAGGCCCAGCGGGACGAGGAGATGGCCGCATCCCTGCAGGAGGATCTCAAGCAGCTTCTCGCCTCCCTCAAACTGACCGACATCGAAGCCCTGGCCCAGGCCCGGGAGCGCGGCCGCCAAATCGACAAGCTGCGGGCCGCGGTCTGGGAGTTGGAGCAAAACCTGCAAGCGTGCGACCTTCTAACGCCCCACTCGCCGGAGCTGGCCGGAAAAACCCTGGAAAAGCTCCGGGAAGACTTTGCCGCCCTGGACCGCAAGACCCATGACTTGTCCATACGTCGCGGCGAGTTGACCGGGGAGTTGGAGCACCTGGGCAAAAGCGAGTCGGCGGCCCAGGCCCAGGCCCGCCTGGACTCCTTGCAACAAGAGCGGGTCGAGCTGGCCCGCAGGCACGACGCCCTGCTGCTGGCCGAGGCCATCCTGACCCGGGCCATGGAGGAGTTCCGTTTGGAGGCCCAGCCGGGGTTGCTGAAGAAAGCGGGGCGTTTTTTGGCCATGGCCACCGTAGGAGCCTACGAATGGCTGGGCACCGATCTTTTCGACGCGCCGACCAAGGGAGACCCCGAGATAAGCACCCGGTCCGGCCCCGGCGCGCCGGAACGCGAGATAATCGCGCTGTCCCGGGGCACCAGGGACCAGCTCTACCTGTGTCTGCGCCTGGCCCTGGCCCAGGAAATCACCGAAAAGGGAGAGTCCCTGCCCTTGATCCTGGACGACCCCTTGGTGAACTTCGACGCGGCCCGCCTGCCGGCCACCCTGAACATGCTGGGCCGCCTGTCCGCCGAGCGTCAGGTGATCATGCTCACCTGCCATCCGCACCAAGCCGAGTTGTTGGAGCGCAAGTACGGGGCGCACCGCCTGGAGATTTAGGGAGGGGTCAGGCGGGCAAGGTGCAGAGCAAACGCTCCTCGTCGTCCAGCTTCAACAGCTCCCGCTCCAAAAGGTAGTCCAGGTTCTCCCGGAAGGCGGCCTCCATCTTGCCGCCGAAATACATCTGTGCCGTCTCGGGGAACCAGGGCGAGGCCATGAGCAAATCCCGCAGGCCCTCGCGGTGCAGGGGACCGCGCATGAGCACGGTGTAGAGCAGGATCTTGCGCACCTGGTCCTGGGCCATGCGCCGGGGGTCTTCGATAAAGGCCTCCACCCGGGCCAGGCAGGCCTGGATGGCCGCCGGGGCGTCATCCAGGATGGGGCCGTGGCCGGGCAGGATCTTTTGCACCTTGAGGCGCGACAGGCGCTCCAGGCTCTCGCGCAGCCTAAAGGGCGCGTCCAGGCCCTCCACGCGGGTGGTCAAGACCCCGAAGTCCCCGCCCCACAGGGTGTCGGCGCTGACCAGCCAGCCGGTGTCCAGGCAGTAGAGGGCGATCTGGCCCATGGCGTGGCCCGGGGTGTGCAGCACCAGCCAGTTCATCTCGCCCAGGGTGAGCACCTCGCCGTCGGTGAGCGAGTAGTGGGTGGGAAAGAAGGCGGCGTCCTGCCGGTAATAGCCCCACCAGGTGGCCCAGTCGTTGCGCTGGTCCACGAAATAGCGCTCAATCATATGCAGGGCCACCTTGCAGCCCGAGCGGCGCTGGAACTCGGCGTTGCCCCCGATGTGGTCGCAGTGGGCATGGGTGTTGACGATCAGCTCCACCTGCTCGATCTCGAGGCCGCACTGGGCGATGAGCGACTCGGTCTCGGCCGCGTCGCGGATGTAGCCGGTGTCGATCAGGGTGCGGGGACCACCGGTGAACACCAGGTGGTTGCCGTTGAGCCAGCCGCGCTGGATGAAAAACAGCTCGTCGGTGAGTCTAGTTATTCGGGGGTCCATGATCTTTAACTATCTGTGTTGAATAGTGCACACAACACGGCGTCAATAATAGCGTTAAGCCGCTCCAGGTTATGGTCTACAGCCATAACGGGGTCAATCAGATACGCAGTCCCATCATTTCTTTTAATATATATCATCCTTGAAGCAAGCATTTTCATTTTACTCATTTTCCACAGGGCTATATTTTGCTCCTCCATGCTTTTCATGCGTTCAGGAAAAATTTCATAAGCTTCTTTATGCTCTGCACGCAATATCTTTCTTATTTCTTCATCAGACACATTAGGCTCTGAGCCTTTTTCTAATATAGCAGTAGGAACTTTAATAGTCTTATGGGCTGCGTGGTGGCGCATATCGGCTATGGTATTTATCCATTGTTGAATCGGTTTTGAGTATATAAAAGAATGTAAGGCCAAACTTTGTTTACTTATGTCTCTCCACAATTTATTATTAGTTATTGAACAATTTTTTTCAGGATATTGCAAATTAAAACGCAAGTTAATAATAACAGACAAATGGTCGAGCATACCCCAAATCAACAGCATATAGTAGTTTAAATAGTAACCAAGAGTTAATGAATAACTTCGCTCAATCCCCCTTCTATAATAATAGTCTTCTTGAATTTCATAGAATTTAATCATATCTCTTGAAAGAATTATATAAGGGTACCTTTGCAGTAGTGCACCTTGAACGTTCGTCCGCAATTCATCATCTGCCATTGTATGTTTGGCTTTTTCAAACCAATCAAAAAACCGGCGTGCCTTATAGTGACTAATTTGGTAGTAAACGTCGGCGTTCGAATCATCGAAGGGATGATCAACTGATATTAAAAGTGAGTGACCATGAAAAAAAACTTCAAGGACATCAAAAACAGTATTAACGGGGACAATTCTTATTCGGAATTTTTAATAAATACTATTGTAAACCTCCCCCGATTAGTGCCAGTCAACAGTAGAAACTTCAGGTGAATTTATAGCGAGGTATTCGGCTGGTGTCAGGTTGCCGAGGGACTCATGAGGGCGTTCCTCGTTGTACTCCTTGAGCCAGCGATCCGTGATTTCCCGCACCTCGCTTAGACGGGAAAATATGTAAAGGTCCAGCACCTCTTCCCGATAGGTCCGGTTGAAGCGTTCAATGTATGAATTCTGGGTGGGCTTGCCGGGCTGAGTGAAACCCAAATCGATACTATGCTCCTCGGCCCATTGGGCCATAGCTACACTGACCAGCTCCGGGCCGTTGTCCAGCCTCAGCCTGGACGGGTAGCCCCGCCAGGCAGCGATACGCTCCAGCACTCGGATTATCCTTTGGGCGGGGAGATTGACGTCCACCTCTATGGCCAGGGCCTCTCGATTGAAATCATCCACCACATTAAAGGTCCTGAATCGCTGGCCGCCATACAGGGCATCGCTCATGAAGTCCACCGACCAGCAGATATTGGCCAGATCCGGCACTGCAAGCGGCTGGGGATCACGAGTAGGCAGGCGCTTCTTACCCTTCCTGCGAAGGTTTAGCTTCAGGGCGCAGTACACTCGGTACACCCGCTTGTGATTCCAGCCATGTCCATCCCGCCGAATTACTTGAAACAGTTTGGCAAAGCCGTATCTGGGATATTTGTCTGCCAGCGAAGTCAGCGCCTCGATGATCGGACCATCGTCGCGGGGCTTGGGTCGGTAGGCATAAACCGACCGGCTCAGCCTCAGGGCGCGGCAGGCCCGGCGAATGCTCAGACCGTGCTCTTTGCACATGAACTTAGCCAGATCGCGCCGACCCGCTGGCCTTATATTTTTCTTTCGATGACGTCCTTCAGAGCCCGATTCTCAAGGCTCAAGTCGGCGTACATCTGCTTTAGACGCCTGTTTTCTTCTTCAAGCTCCTTGAGCCGGACGATGTCCGAGGCCTCCATGCCCCCGTACTTGGACTTCCATTTGTAGTAGGTGGCGCTGCTGACACCGTATTCCCGGCAGACCTCCTTGGCGGTCCTGCCCCCTTCCACCTCTTTCAGAATTTTGACGATCTGAGTTTCGCTGAATCTGGTCCTGCGCATCGTGAAGAGTCCTCCTTGCAGACCTCAGTCTGTGACCTGCTTCCCGAATTCTGGTCCATATCGGATGAGAAAATCGTCATAATTCTCATTTGACCAGGAGGACTGGATGAAGCGCAGGAGGTACACCGAGCCCCAGATCGTTTTTGCCCTGCAGCAGGCTGACAGCGGCACCCCGGTGGCGGAGATCGTGCGCAAGATGGGGGTGAGCGAGGCCACCTTTTACCGCTGGAAGAAAAAATTCGCGGGCATGGGCGTGGCGGAGATCAGGCGCCTGAAGCAGCTTGAGGAAGAAAACCGTAAGCTCAAGCAGCTGGTGGCTGACTTGAGCCTGGACAAGGCCATGCTGCAGGACGTCATAAAAAGAAAACTATGAAGCCTGTCCGCAAGCGTGCTCTGGCCGGCTATTTGGAGAAGGTATTCAAGGTCAGTGAGCGGCGGGCCTGCCAGGTGCTCAAGTTTGCCCGCTCCAGCCATCGCTACCAGAGTATTGCGGACAGGCAGGACGAATTGCGCATGCGGCTGAGGGACCTGGCCGCGGTCCGGGTCAGCTATGGCTACCGGCGCCTGCATGTGCTCCTGAGGCGGGAGGGCTGGCTGGTCAACGCCAAGCGGGTTTATCGCCTTTATACCGAGGAGGGGCTGACCATGCGCCGCAAGCGCCCCCGGCGCCGGGTGAGCGCGACCCGCCGGGTGGTCAGCCAGCCAAAGCCCAAGAGGAGCAACGAGAGCTGGTCTATGGACTTTGTGTCCGATCAGCTTTATTCTGGGCATCAGCTCCGGGTGCTGACGATAGTGGACAACTTTAGTCGTGAGAGCCTTGCTTTGAAGGCTGGTCAGAGCCTACGGGGCGATGATGTAGTGGCAGTGCTCAACCAGCTGGTCGCTGAACGTGGAGCCCCCAAATCCATCAAAGTGGACAACGGGAGCGAATTCACCTCTAAAGTCCTTGATCAGTGGGCGTACTGGAACAAGGTGGAGCTTGATTTCAGCCGCCCAGGCAAGCCCACGGACAACCCATTTATCGAGTCATTCAACGGACGTCTTCGGGAGGAGTGCTTAAACGAAAACTGGTTTGTGTCGGTGGTGGACGCCCAGGACAAGCTGGACACCTGGCGGCTGGATTACAACCAACATCGGCCACACAGCTCCCTGGGTAACATGACCCCGGAGGCCTATGCCAAGCAGGTGGGACCTGCCCCCTGCGTGGCCTCCCCCAGGGCTCCATCTCCAAAGAAGCAAACCTGGGAATCTCTCATCTCACCTGGACCCGAAACGGGTAGCACCTCATCTGCCAGAAGTCTCTACCTCAAACTGGCCCTATTTTAAGGGAGGGTTACACTATAACGATGTTTAACTAATATTTTTTTGTCCGTGATTACCCCATCTGCTTGGCAATAATCTGCCATCGCCATCAAATATAAAGAGTAAGCGGTTTCACTGTTATTTTCAGTATGATTTTTTTGAAATAATTTTTCATGACTCTCGTTCGGCTTTGGTTTCCAATCTTCAGGAACTATATTAAGCCATTTATAGGCTGGAATATCTATTGACGCTCCAACATAACCAGGAGGATATGAAGGTGCAAGTATTTCTATATCCAAATTGTACCAACTACTCTTTACACTTTCGAAAAATGTCTCTAGTAAAGAAGCCTTTAGCTCACCCAAAGCAAAAAAGCTTTCAATATCAAATACAAATCTAAGATGCCTCGTTGGAAGGGTCGCCCTGATATCCTTTGATGTAATTCTTTGGTATGCTGCCATAAGTTCAACTCAAACAAACGGGCCGGCCCTAAGAGGCCGGCCCGTCGATACTACAACAAAACACACTAATAAATCGCGTCGTACTTACAGTTGTCCAGACAGGTCTTGCACTTGATGCACTTGTCCAGGTCGATGGACGCGGGCTCCTTCTTCTTCCAGGAGATGGCGTCCACCGGGCAGTTCTTGAAGCACAGGCCGCACTGCTTGCACTTGTCCACGTCCACCTTGAACTCCAACAGGGCCACGCAGGAACGGGCCGGACACTTCTTGTCCACCACGTGGGCCATGTACTCGTCGCGGAAATAGCGCAGGGTGCTGAGCACCGGGTTGGGGCCGGTCTGGCCCAGGCCGCAGAGGCTGCCCTGCTGGATCATCTCGGCCAGCTCTTCCAGGGTGTCGATGTCCTCGGGCACGCCCTTGCCCTCGGTGATCTTTTCCAGGATCTGCAGCATGCGCCGGGTGCCCTCGCGGCAGGGGGTGCACTTGCCGCAGGATTCGTCCTGCACGAACTCCATGAAGAAGCGGGCCATGTCCACCATGCAGGTGCTGTCGTCCATGACGATCATGCCGCCGCTGCCCATGATGGCCCCGGCCTTGGCGATGTCCTCGTAGTCGCACAGGGTGTCCAGGTGCTCCTCGGGGATGCAGCCGCCCGAGGGGCCGCCCAGCTGCACCGCCTTGAACTTGCGGTGCTTCTTGGGGATGCCCTCGCCGATCTCGTAGATGATGGTCCTGAGCGGGGTGCCCATGGGCACCTCCACCAGGCCTATGTTGTTGACGTGGCCGGTGAGGGCGAAGACCTTGGTGCCCTTGGAGCCCTCGGTGCCGATGGAGGCGTACCAGTCGCCGCCGTTGGTGATGATCTGGGCGATGTTGGCCCAGGTCTCCACGTTGTTCAAGATGGTGGGTTTGTTCCACAGACCCGCCTGGGCCGGGAAGGGGGGCCGCGGCCGGGGCATGCCCCGCTTGCCCTCGATGGAGCGCATCAGCGCGGTCTCCTCGCCGCAGACAAAGGCCCCCGCGCCCTGGTAGATCCGCAGGTCGAAGTCAAAGCCAGTGTCCAGGATGTTCTCGCCCAACAGGCCGTATTGTTTGGCCTGGTCTATGGCCAGCTGCAGGCGGTGCACCGCCAGGGGATACTCGGCCCGGCAGTAGACGTAGCCGTGGTGGCTGCCGATGGCCTTGGCCGCGATGACCATGCCCTCCACCACCGAGTGGGGATCGGCCTCCAGAATGGAGCGGTCCATGAACGCGCCGGGGTCGCCCTCGTCGGCGTTGCACAACACGTACTTGGTGTCGCCCACGGCCTTTTGGCAGAACTCCCACTTGAGGCCGGTGGGGAAGCCCGCCCCTCCCCGGCCCCTGAGGCCCGACTTTTTCACCTCGGCCACGATATCCTCGGGGCTCATCTCCTTGAGGGCCTTGGCCATGCCCTGGTAGCCGCCCCGGCCGATGTATTCGTCGATGCTCTCGGCGTCGAGCATGCTGCGGTTCTTGAGGGCGATGAGTCTTTGCAAGGCGAAGAAGGGGATGTCGCGCATGTGGGGGATGCGCTTTTTGGTGGAGGGGTCCTTGTAGAGCAGGCGCTCCACCGGCTCGCCGTTTTTGCAGTGGGACTCCACCAGCTCGGCGACGTCGCTCTCCTCCAGGTTCACGTAGAAGATCCCCTCGGGATAGGTGACCATCACCGGGCCCAAGGCGCAAAAGCCGTTGCACCCGGTCTCCACCACGGCGATCTCCTCCTCCAGCCCCTGCTTGGCGATCTCGGCCCGGAGGGCATTCATCACCGCCAGGCTGCCCGCGGCCTGGCAACCGGTGCCCCCGCAGATCAACAGGTGCATGCGCTGGGAGCCCACCCCGGGCTGACCATGGCGCAGGGCCTGGGCACGTTCGGACCTTTGTTGAATTTCGCCTAGATCACTAATGCTGATGTGCGACATGCGGCTTCCCCCGAAGCGGCTGGGGTTATTCGTAGCTTTCCACCAAATCCACGATCTTGTCGGCCATGACCTTGCGGTGGGTGTCCTGATCGGCCACCACCACCGGGGCCACGCCGCAGGCGCCCAAACAGCGCACCTGCTCCAAGGTGAAGCGGCGGTCCTCGGTGGTGGTGTCCACCGGGATGTTCAAGTGGCGCTCCAGACGCTCCAAGACTTCCTTGCCGCCGCGCACGTAGCAGGCGGTGCCCATGCACACCCGGATGGTGTGGCGCCCCCGAGGCTTCATGGAAAAGAAGGAGTAGAAGGTGGTGACCCCGAAAACCTCCTGGCCGGGCACGCCCAGCTTGTCGGCGATGTGCTCCTGCACCGGCACCGGCAGGTAGCCCACCAGTTCTTGGCATTTTTGCAACACGGGAATCAGGGCGCCGGGCTTGCCCCGGTTGGCCGCGCAAATCTCATCGATGCCGGCGAGCATCTCCGGGGTGACGTCCTCGGGCATGCTCACTGGGGTCAGATCGTGGGCCAGGCTCATGGCCTACTCCTTGGGCATATGTACAAGTCAATAATAACGGAATGTTATGTCTTTGCTCCGGCAAGTGGCCGGACTTTATTGCAATAGCACAGGCTTTGGGGACAGGCAAGGTTTTTATCCCGCCACGCACCAGGCCAGCAAGGCAACCGTTTCGCCCAACTCGATGGCCGCCCCCAGGGTGTCGCCGGTGACCCCGCCTATGCGCCGCCAATACCACCAGGCCAACACCAGACCCAAAACGAGCACCGCCAGAGAGGCCACCGCCCCGGCCAGGCCGCCGGCCAACATGGCTATGCCCAGGGCGCAGGCCCCGCACAGGGCGTCGGGCCACAGGGCGCTTTCCTGGGCCACGGCCGCGCCCAGGCCCTGTCCGGGTCGGGCCGGGGGCATGAGCCCCGCCAGGATGCCGGCCAGGGCCCGCCCCAGGGCCGGAGCGGCCACCAGGGCGCCCCACAGCGAGGCCCCGGACAAGGAAGCCAAGGCCCCGAACTTGAGCAGCATGACCCCGGCCAGGGCGGCCACCCCAAAGGAGCCCAGGCGGGTGTCCTTCATGATCTCCAGGGCGCGCTCCCGGCTGGTGGTGTGCACCAGGGCGTCGGCGGTGTCGGCCACCCCGTCGTAGTGCAGAAAACGGGTCAGCGCCCCCCACAGGACCACCAGCAGCGCGGCCAGGGCCAGGGGCGGCAGCTTGTGGCCCAAGAGCCAGGCGGCCCCGGCCAGGAACAAGCCCAGCAGGCCGCCCACCAGCGCGTACCAGGCCCGGGAGCGGGACAGGTCCCGGGAATCGGCCCTCAGCCCGGAGTTCACCGTGACCACGGTGAGGAACTGTAGGGCCAGGAGGAAGCTCTTCACGGCTTAACCCTGGTGCCCGGTGACCCCGGCGTCGGCGAAGGTGGCCATCTCGTTGTAGATGGCCACGGCCGCGCGCACGATCTGCAGGGCCAGGGCCGCGCCGGTGCCCTCGCCCAGGCGCAGGTCCAGGCTGAGGATGGGGGTGAGCCCCATGGCCTTGAGCTGCACCTGGTGGCCGATCTCCACCGAGTTGTGCCCGGCCATGAGGTAGTCGGCCACGGCCGGGGCCAGGCGGGTGGCCACCAGGGCCCCGCAACCGGCGATGAAGCCGTCCACGATCACCGGCACGCCCTGGGCCGCCGCCTCGAGCATGTAGCCGCAGATGGCCGCGATCTCCAGGCCGCCCAGCGCGGCCAGGGCCTCCAGGGGCCTCTCTGGCGAAGGCCGGTGCAGGGCCAGGGCTTTTTCGATTATCCGGATCTTCTGGGCCAGGCCCTTTTCGTCCAGGCCCGCGCCCCGGCCGGTCACCTCGGCCACCGGGCGGCCGCTGAACAAGGCGGTGAGCGCCGCGCAGGGGGTGGTGTTGCCGATGCCCATTTCCCCGGCGATGAGCAGGTCCGCGCCGTCGGCGATGAGCTTGTTGGCCACCTGGGCCCCCACGCCGATGGCCTGGCGGGCCTCATCCAGGGTCATGGCCGCTTCCTCGGCCAGATTCTTGGTACCCATGGCCACCTTGGCCTGCACCAGGCCGGGGGTGTCGCCGAAGTCGTAGTTCACCCCCACGTCCACCACCGTGACCTCGGCCTCGGCCCGGCGGGACAGCACGTTGATGCCCGCGCCGCCGGCCAGGATGTTGAACACCATCTGGGGGGTCACCTCGGCGGGATAGGGACTCACCCCGGCCTGGGC contains:
- a CDS encoding NAD(P)H-dependent oxidoreductase subunit E, encoding MSLAHDLTPVSMPEDVTPEMLAGIDEICAANRGKPGALIPVLQKCQELVGYLPVPVQEHIADKLGVPGQEVFGVTTFYSFFSMKPRGRHTIRVCMGTACYVRGGKEVLERLERHLNIPVDTTTEDRRFTLEQVRCLGACGVAPVVVADQDTHRKVMADKIVDLVESYE
- the nuoF gene encoding NADH-quinone oxidoreductase subunit NuoF, translating into MSHISISDLGEIQQRSERAQALRHGQPGVGSQRMHLLICGGTGCQAAGSLAVMNALRAEIAKQGLEEEIAVVETGCNGFCALGPVMVTYPEGIFYVNLEESDVAELVESHCKNGEPVERLLYKDPSTKKRIPHMRDIPFFALQRLIALKNRSMLDAESIDEYIGRGGYQGMAKALKEMSPEDIVAEVKKSGLRGRGGAGFPTGLKWEFCQKAVGDTKYVLCNADEGDPGAFMDRSILEADPHSVVEGMVIAAKAIGSHHGYVYCRAEYPLAVHRLQLAIDQAKQYGLLGENILDTGFDFDLRIYQGAGAFVCGEETALMRSIEGKRGMPRPRPPFPAQAGLWNKPTILNNVETWANIAQIITNGGDWYASIGTEGSKGTKVFALTGHVNNIGLVEVPMGTPLRTIIYEIGEGIPKKHRKFKAVQLGGPSGGCIPEEHLDTLCDYEDIAKAGAIMGSGGMIVMDDSTCMVDMARFFMEFVQDESCGKCTPCREGTRRMLQILEKITEGKGVPEDIDTLEELAEMIQQGSLCGLGQTGPNPVLSTLRYFRDEYMAHVVDKKCPARSCVALLEFKVDVDKCKQCGLCFKNCPVDAISWKKKEPASIDLDKCIKCKTCLDNCKYDAIY
- the cobS gene encoding adenosylcobinamide-GDP ribazoletransferase produces the protein MKSFLLALQFLTVVTVNSGLRADSRDLSRSRAWYALVGGLLGLFLAGAAWLLGHKLPPLALAALLVVLWGALTRFLHYDGVADTADALVHTTSRERALEIMKDTRLGSFGVAALAGVMLLKFGALASLSGASLWGALVAAPALGRALAGILAGLMPPARPGQGLGAAVAQESALWPDALCGACALGIAMLAGGLAGAVASLAVLVLGLVLAWWYWRRIGGVTGDTLGAAIELGETVALLAWCVAG
- the cobT gene encoding nicotinate-nucleotide--dimethylbenzimidazole phosphoribosyltransferase — protein: MSTLEEIIARIKPLDRSAGEAAQARLDNLTKPLGALGDLERLARHLAEIRGSADIAQPRAAVAVFAADHGVAQAGVSPYPAEVTPQMVFNILAGGAGINVLSRRAEAEVTVVDVGVNYDFGDTPGLVQAKVAMGTKNLAEEAAMTLDEARQAIGVGAQVANKLIADGADLLIAGEMGIGNTTPCAALTALFSGRPVAEVTGRGAGLDEKGLAQKIRIIEKALALHRPSPERPLEALAALGGLEIAAICGYMLEAAAQGVPVIVDGFIAGCGALVATRLAPAVADYLMAGHNSVEIGHQVQLKAMGLTPILSLDLRLGEGTGAALALQIVRAAVAIYNEMATFADAGVTGHQG
- a CDS encoding MBL fold metallo-hydrolase, which gives rise to MDPRITRLTDELFFIQRGWLNGNHLVFTGGPRTLIDTGYIRDAAETESLIAQCGLEIEQVELIVNTHAHCDHIGGNAEFQRRSGCKVALHMIERYFVDQRNDWATWWGYYRQDAAFFPTHYSLTDGEVLTLGEMNWLVLHTPGHAMGQIALYCLDTGWLVSADTLWGGDFGVLTTRVEGLDAPFRLRESLERLSRLKVQKILPGHGPILDDAPAAIQACLARVEAFIEDPRRMAQDQVRKILLYTVLMRGPLHREGLRDLLMASPWFPETAQMYFGGKMEAAFRENLDYLLERELLKLDDEERLLCTLPA
- a CDS encoding IS3 family transposase (programmed frameshift), coding for MRRTRFSETQIVKILKEVEGGRTAKEVCREYGVSSATYYKWKSKYGGMEASDIVRLKELEEENRRLKQMYADLSLENRALKDVIGKKNIRPAGRRDLAKFMCKEHGLSIRRACRALRLSRSVYAYRPKPRDDGPIIEALTSLADKYPRYGFAKLFQVIRRDGHGWNHKRVYRVYCALKLNLRRKGKKRLPTRDPQPLAVPDLANICWSVDFMSDALYGGQRFRTFNVVDDFNREALAIEVDVNLPAQRIIRVLERIAAWRGYPSRLRLDNGPELVSVAMAQWAEEHSIDLGFTQPGKPTQNSYIERFNRTYREEVLDLYIFSRLSEVREITDRWLKEYNEERPHESLGNLTPAEYLAINSPEVSTVDWH
- a CDS encoding AAA family ATPase; translation: MRIERLSIGGFGSLSPGMVLGLDPGLNLVLAPNEWGKTTLSHFITGLFYGFGQRRGGRHPYEPWGGGDTGGELVYSLDSGQSFTLGRHLDKREILTLRDEAGRDVPLERQQPGELHLGLSRGAFLTVSRIELDDLQQALYAGGVGKELDNTRQWLSGYFFGEAATRGEVANPVSVLQRWAAERERLYSEDRRRGAETKALAQRTAQARETLALAQGREAQLRQVRRELEDLTKQTKELTGERDAAALAVREATKHLEQAQTLARRDQLLEKIEQLAALGLAGEADEARARDLQGRADSSAKRAESAKTQAQQAREMAAELAPGGEPERLEAHLQGLQGLRSELNATHRMQEAAENDLNRQTRALQDRWGLDTAALASIDPHTFQEVERLRGQARESAKINEAARVTMMASLPESKQLPKWWIVVAFMAGLGGIALLVLTFLTYLPWWCSLIGAATIMGGGALLLLWRARRNYNKLADEKLAQALAAAEEAEAKHAVTEKELAQAQEKLPQALREAEIMDVSQALAEARRLEGERASRAKERAELEKKREELLAQAKQAAPMASGTMESALEEMRKRARQAQQALAHADRLDEQAQRDEEMAASLQEDLKQLLASLKLTDIEALAQARERGRQIDKLRAAVWELEQNLQACDLLTPHSPELAGKTLEKLREDFAALDRKTHDLSIRRGELTGELEHLGKSESAAQAQARLDSLQQERVELARRHDALLLAEAILTRAMEEFRLEAQPGLLKKAGRFLAMATVGAYEWLGTDLFDAPTKGDPEISTRSGPGAPEREIIALSRGTRDQLYLCLRLALAQEITEKGESLPLILDDPLVNFDAARLPATLNMLGRLSAERQVIMLTCHPHQAELLERKYGAHRLEI